A region from the Candidatus Thiothrix putei genome encodes:
- a CDS encoding DUF465 domain-containing protein, giving the protein MQQDTEALHRKLAELTQEHRELDEVLATLLQEPHSDQIRISRLKKRKLLLKDMISRINSQLIPDLNA; this is encoded by the coding sequence ATGCAGCAAGACACGGAAGCACTTCACCGGAAACTCGCGGAACTCACCCAAGAACACCGGGAACTGGATGAGGTTCTTGCAACATTATTGCAAGAACCTCACAGTGATCAAATCAGGATTTCACGTTTAAAAAAACGCAAGCTATTGTTAAAAGATATGATTTCACGCATCAATAGTCAGTTAATTCCAGACCTCAATGCTTGA
- a CDS encoding peptidoglycan DD-metalloendopeptidase family protein: MLHPWKHLIIPAGIVALLVVGLSVNQMLGLYQLDATPPNAEVSENDASKLLSALEQQISTVDQIKKAYANYTVDVDTLSVRLGTLEAEIARLNALAKRVANKAKLDPQEFSLDTKPARGGLASEEPEVVIPKLSSNEFLASFELVENNLDRQKGMLATLDQILEGINVQAEVSPSGRPVRSGYISSEFGFRRDPFNGRQKMHKGVDYAGPQGTEIYAVGGGVVSFAGNRNDGYGNVVEVDHGDGLISRYAHLSTTKVAEGEVVKKGDNVAWMGSTGRSTGSHLHLEVLKNGEQVNPREYLGHEE; the protein is encoded by the coding sequence ATGTTACACCCCTGGAAACACCTGATTATCCCCGCAGGCATCGTTGCTTTGCTGGTGGTAGGGCTTTCCGTTAACCAAATGCTGGGTCTTTACCAACTCGATGCTACGCCGCCGAATGCTGAAGTGTCTGAAAATGATGCGAGCAAACTGTTATCTGCTCTGGAGCAGCAAATTTCTACGGTTGACCAGATTAAGAAAGCCTACGCTAACTATACTGTCGATGTGGATACATTATCGGTGCGTTTAGGTACATTGGAAGCAGAAATCGCACGTTTGAATGCTTTGGCAAAACGTGTTGCGAATAAAGCCAAACTTGATCCCCAGGAATTCTCGTTGGATACCAAACCTGCGCGAGGCGGTCTCGCTAGTGAAGAGCCTGAGGTTGTTATTCCCAAATTATCATCCAATGAATTTTTAGCCTCGTTTGAGCTGGTTGAAAATAATCTGGATCGCCAAAAAGGTATGTTGGCGACCTTAGACCAGATTCTTGAGGGTATTAATGTGCAAGCAGAAGTCTCTCCTAGTGGTAGGCCAGTACGCAGTGGTTACATCTCTTCTGAGTTTGGTTTCCGGCGTGACCCTTTTAATGGTCGTCAGAAAATGCACAAAGGCGTTGACTATGCGGGGCCACAAGGTACGGAAATTTATGCGGTAGGTGGTGGGGTGGTTTCTTTCGCTGGGAATCGCAATGATGGTTATGGCAATGTCGTCGAGGTTGATCATGGCGATGGCTTAATTAGCCGCTATGCTCATTTAAGTACCACGAAGGTTGCCGAAGGCGAAGTGGTGAAAAAGGGTGATAATGTTGCGTGGATGGGAAGCACGGGGCGTTCCACAGGTTCCCACCTGCATCTTGAAGTATTAAAGAATGGCGAACAGGTTAATCCGCGTGAATACCTTGGACACGAAGAATAA
- the argJ gene encoding bifunctional glutamate N-acetyltransferase/amino-acid acetyltransferase ArgJ, translating into MAVNLHAPDTLLPIAGVRLASVNAGIRYKNRNDVLLIELEPGSHTAAVFTRNAFCAAPVHVCRHNLQHSNPRYLLINAGNANAGTGELGMQAARESCEQVAQQGACWAEQVLPFSTGVIGQQLPVDKITTALPEAFAKLDAGGWMEASRTIMTTDTVAKALSRQVEIFGETVTITGIAKGAGMIHPNMATMLAYVATDALVEKDILQNLLNDVVEETFNCITVDGDTSTNDSLIVMATGSSGIYVGGDGLPAFRQALLEVCLYLAQAIVRDGEGATKFISIAVQGAATRAEARVVGNTVALSPLVKTALFASDPNWGRILAAVGRSHVDALDVSRISIWLGKTLLIENGEPAVTYREELGAAETKRDEIDIRIHLGRGEASATTWTCDFSYDYVKINAEYRS; encoded by the coding sequence ATGGCAGTCAACTTACATGCACCTGATACTTTATTGCCCATTGCTGGTGTGCGTTTAGCATCGGTTAATGCCGGTATTCGCTACAAAAATCGTAACGATGTGTTATTGATTGAGTTGGAACCGGGTAGCCATACAGCGGCAGTGTTCACACGTAATGCGTTTTGTGCAGCACCTGTGCATGTTTGCCGCCATAACTTACAGCATTCTAATCCACGCTATTTGTTGATTAATGCGGGCAATGCGAATGCAGGTACGGGTGAGCTGGGTATGCAGGCTGCCCGTGAAAGTTGTGAGCAAGTGGCACAGCAGGGTGCATGTTGGGCGGAGCAAGTGTTGCCTTTCTCAACTGGTGTGATTGGTCAGCAATTGCCAGTGGATAAAATAACCACTGCTTTGCCAGAAGCCTTTGCTAAATTGGATGCAGGCGGTTGGATGGAAGCCTCGCGTACTATTATGACTACGGATACGGTAGCGAAAGCGCTAAGCCGCCAAGTGGAAATCTTTGGTGAAACCGTGACAATCACGGGGATTGCGAAAGGTGCGGGGATGATTCACCCCAATATGGCAACCATGTTGGCGTATGTTGCTACCGATGCCTTGGTTGAAAAAGACATTCTACAAAATCTGTTGAATGATGTAGTGGAAGAAACTTTCAACTGCATCACTGTTGATGGCGATACTTCAACTAATGATTCTTTGATTGTCATGGCAACTGGCAGTTCAGGTATTTATGTAGGCGGTGATGGTTTGCCTGCGTTCCGTCAAGCCCTATTGGAGGTTTGTCTGTATTTAGCCCAAGCGATTGTGCGTGATGGTGAAGGTGCAACCAAGTTCATCAGCATTGCTGTGCAAGGTGCTGCAACGCGTGCTGAAGCCCGTGTCGTTGGCAATACCGTGGCATTATCCCCGTTGGTGAAAACCGCATTATTTGCCAGTGACCCGAACTGGGGGCGTATTCTTGCCGCCGTAGGACGTAGTCATGTTGATGCGTTGGATGTAAGCCGTATTAGTATTTGGTTAGGTAAAACGCTGTTGATCGAAAACGGTGAGCCAGCCGTCACCTACCGTGAAGAATTGGGCGCAGCAGAAACCAAGCGCGATGAAATCGATATTCGTATCCATTTAGGGCGTGGCGAAGCCAGTGCGACGACGTGGACATGTGATTTTTCTTACGATTACGTCAAAATCAATGCCGAATACCGCAGTTGA
- the radA gene encoding DNA repair protein RadA: MSKAKLQYHCTACGGLHNKWSGQCSDCGAWNTLEEMLSFPASKNTQNNRAGGYAGEQAVIRSLNEVSLSEAPRILTHQPELDRVLGGGLMTGSVVLIGGDPGIGKSTILLQTLATLPELKSLYVTGEESLQQVGLRARRLGLPSDHLRLLTETCVESILSLVSQEKPHLMVIDSIQTVFTDSLQAAPGSVSQIRESAARLVRFAKQTNTAMFLVGHVTKEGTLAGPRVLEHMVDTVLYFEGDPGGRYRIIRAVKNRFGAVNELGVFAMTEQGLKGVSNPSAIFLSRHEEPVSGSVIMVTREGTRPLMVEVQALVDQSHGAVPRRVTLGLEQNRLAMLLAVLHRHAGISMFDQDVFINVVGGVKISETAADLSLLLAALSSFRNRPLPADLVVFGEVGLAGEIRPVPNGEERLREAAKHGFKQAIVAKGNKPRHPIEGMKVVAIARLEKAIDIVM, translated from the coding sequence ATGAGTAAGGCCAAACTTCAATACCATTGTACAGCTTGCGGCGGCCTACACAACAAATGGAGCGGACAATGCAGCGACTGTGGCGCGTGGAACACGTTAGAAGAAATGCTAAGTTTTCCTGCTAGTAAAAACACACAAAACAACCGTGCAGGCGGATATGCAGGGGAACAAGCAGTCATTCGCTCCTTAAACGAAGTCAGTTTAAGCGAAGCACCACGCATTCTTACACATCAACCTGAACTGGATCGCGTACTGGGTGGCGGTTTAATGACAGGCTCAGTTGTCCTGATCGGTGGTGATCCCGGTATTGGTAAATCCACGATCCTCCTGCAAACGCTTGCGACATTGCCTGAACTAAAAAGTCTATACGTCACTGGCGAAGAATCATTGCAACAAGTGGGGCTACGCGCCCGCCGCTTAGGTCTACCCAGCGACCACTTACGCTTACTCACAGAAACCTGTGTAGAAAGCATCCTAAGCCTAGTATCACAAGAAAAACCACACCTGATGGTCATCGACTCCATTCAAACCGTATTCACCGATAGTTTGCAAGCAGCCCCCGGCTCGGTCAGCCAAATTCGTGAGTCTGCCGCCAGACTGGTGCGTTTTGCCAAACAAACGAATACCGCCATGTTTCTCGTCGGTCACGTCACCAAGGAGGGTACACTCGCCGGGCCCAGGGTTCTCGAACACATGGTTGATACCGTACTGTATTTTGAGGGCGACCCCGGTGGACGCTACCGCATTATTCGCGCCGTCAAAAATCGTTTTGGCGCAGTCAACGAACTTGGCGTATTCGCTATGACCGAACAAGGCTTGAAAGGTGTCAGCAACCCTTCCGCCATTTTTCTTTCACGCCACGAAGAACCCGTATCCGGTAGTGTCATCATGGTAACCCGCGAAGGTACGCGCCCGCTGATGGTCGAAGTACAAGCATTGGTTGACCAAAGTCACGGTGCTGTACCCCGCCGTGTCACCTTAGGATTAGAACAAAACCGCCTTGCCATGCTACTTGCCGTGCTACATCGCCACGCCGGAATTTCAATGTTTGACCAAGACGTATTCATAAATGTCGTCGGTGGTGTTAAGATTTCAGAAACCGCTGCTGATTTATCATTGTTGTTGGCGGCTCTCTCAAGTTTTCGCAACCGTCCTCTGCCTGCTGATCTGGTGGTTTTTGGAGAAGTTGGGCTGGCTGGCGAGATTCGCCCGGTTCCAAACGGTGAGGAGCGTTTGCGTGAGGCTGCTAAACACGGTTTTAAACAGGCCATCGTAGCGAAAGGAAATAAGCCACGTCACCCTATTGAGGGGATGAAAGTGGTCGCTATTGCCAGATTGGAGAAAGCGATAGACATTGTGATGTAA
- the lpxC gene encoding UDP-3-O-acyl-N-acetylglucosamine deacetylase, whose product MLRQRTLKATVSTIGIGLHSGKKVSMTLRPASSNTGIVFRRVDMNPPALIELHPERVGETMLCTALIADDAKVATVEHLLSALAGLGIDNLYVDLDAAEIPIMDGSAAPFLYLLLSTGIEELKAPKRFIRIKKPLEASRSNAWAKLLPYAGFKASFEIEFDHPAVSSTAQALEIDFSRQAYASEIARARTFGFMRDVEMLRSRNLGLGGSLENAIVLDEFRVLNQDGLRYRDEFIRHKILDAIGDLYTLGHGIIGYYQGHKSGHAINNLLVRELLQQQDAWEMVTLDEKQREQAIFADNYAFVGI is encoded by the coding sequence TTGTTAAGGCAACGGACATTGAAAGCAACGGTATCGACTATCGGTATCGGCTTACACTCTGGTAAAAAAGTCTCCATGACTTTACGCCCAGCATCTTCCAATACTGGCATTGTGTTTCGCCGGGTTGATATGAATCCGCCCGCGTTGATTGAGCTTCACCCTGAACGGGTGGGTGAGACCATGCTTTGCACCGCTTTGATTGCTGACGATGCAAAAGTCGCCACGGTCGAGCATTTGTTATCCGCATTGGCAGGTTTAGGAATAGATAATCTCTATGTGGATTTAGATGCCGCAGAAATTCCTATCATGGATGGCAGTGCGGCTCCTTTTCTATACCTACTGTTGTCTACGGGTATCGAAGAACTCAAAGCACCTAAGCGTTTTATCCGCATCAAAAAGCCGCTTGAAGCTAGCCGAAGTAATGCTTGGGCGAAATTACTACCGTATGCTGGTTTTAAAGCCAGCTTTGAAATTGAATTTGATCACCCTGCTGTTAGTTCTACCGCGCAAGCTTTGGAAATCGACTTTTCTCGGCAAGCTTATGCGAGTGAGATTGCCCGTGCCCGTACCTTTGGGTTTATGCGTGACGTAGAAATGCTGCGTTCCCGTAATCTGGGTTTAGGTGGTAGTCTGGAAAACGCCATTGTACTGGATGAGTTTCGTGTACTGAATCAGGATGGTCTGCGTTATCGCGATGAGTTTATCCGTCACAAAATCCTTGATGCGATTGGTGACTTGTATACATTAGGGCATGGCATCATTGGTTATTATCAGGGGCATAAATCAGGTCATGCTATCAATAACTTACTGGTACGTGAGTTACTTCAGCAGCAGGATGCTTGGGAAATGGTTACGCTGGACGAAAAACAAAGAGAACAAGCCATTTTTGCAGACAACTATGCCTTTGTCGGGATTTGA
- a CDS encoding DEAD/DEAH box helicase: MSFSELGLHPEFAAKIEAAGYENPTELQKQLIPLVAQNKSVIVWTQSASGKTGAFLIPAINYVLTNPIEDQRHTRVLILTSRRDRVNQINYTIKRLMGDEPQIRSGFIVSGRPYQPQMRLLRRPLDLMIATPGRLNDLVDNNKADFSKLEMLVIDDLSAIYHKGLHGLVNKILSERTTACPVIAFVRPENDIAGYARAVLAGAEELEVDDDRNPLLQIPQVVHLADDYTHKIALMDHLLDEFSGEPTCIFTMTTKVAKALAESLANHGHTAEVASDLPAEERNGVSAPILIYADQDGLHPHFQGGEHIINFELPHKVEDYEARLQGLSPEREEAVIAVVLPRERENLKLIETFLGDSIEQCTLPGLAPLEHTSGFTPSVRAPRSNRSNSNGQRQHNSTNGNQGERGRQQQGRSGSNQNRSSHQAQGSGRNPNQQQSSRRDNRPTPAQEPASANAADRQQRKGPYGRLNGGAQRKREGGYTATPAPRRDQGGSYEIGSWEKPDYAQQSDKPKTDKQVVIRYKEKRRILTK, encoded by the coding sequence TTGTCTTTTTCAGAATTAGGCTTACATCCAGAATTTGCAGCAAAAATTGAAGCTGCCGGTTACGAGAATCCGACTGAACTACAAAAACAGTTGATTCCCCTTGTGGCACAAAATAAAAGTGTCATTGTTTGGACGCAATCAGCTTCCGGTAAAACGGGAGCATTCCTGATCCCGGCCATCAACTACGTGTTGACCAACCCAATTGAAGATCAACGGCATACCCGTGTTTTGATCCTTACTTCACGGCGGGATCGGGTCAATCAGATTAACTACACCATCAAACGCTTGATGGGGGATGAGCCACAGATTCGCTCAGGCTTCATCGTTAGTGGACGCCCGTATCAGCCGCAAATGCGCTTGTTACGCCGACCACTTGACTTAATGATTGCCACCCCTGGTCGTCTGAATGATCTGGTTGATAACAACAAAGCAGACTTTTCTAAGTTAGAGATGTTAGTGATTGACGACCTCAGCGCCATTTACCACAAAGGTTTGCATGGTCTCGTTAACAAGATTCTCTCGGAACGTACCACCGCCTGCCCCGTGATTGCATTTGTACGCCCAGAAAATGATATTGCTGGCTATGCTCGTGCTGTACTGGCTGGAGCCGAAGAACTTGAAGTGGATGATGACCGAAACCCACTGTTACAAATTCCACAAGTTGTCCATTTAGCGGATGATTACACGCACAAAATTGCGCTGATGGATCATTTATTGGATGAGTTTTCAGGTGAACCCACCTGTATTTTTACAATGACCACAAAAGTAGCGAAAGCCTTAGCAGAAAGTCTTGCAAATCATGGACATACTGCTGAAGTCGCCTCCGATTTACCCGCAGAAGAACGCAATGGCGTCTCAGCACCCATTCTGATTTACGCGGACCAAGATGGCCTCCACCCACACTTCCAAGGGGGGGAGCACATCATCAACTTTGAGTTACCTCACAAAGTCGAAGATTATGAGGCTCGGCTACAAGGTCTCAGCCCAGAACGGGAAGAAGCGGTTATTGCCGTGGTATTACCTCGCGAACGTGAGAATCTGAAGTTAATTGAAACATTCCTCGGCGACTCTATCGAACAATGCACCCTGCCTGGTCTTGCCCCGCTGGAACATACATCAGGCTTTACCCCCTCAGTACGAGCCCCCAGAAGCAATCGCAGCAACAGTAATGGGCAACGCCAACATAACAGCACTAATGGTAACCAAGGCGAACGCGGACGCCAACAACAAGGCCGCTCTGGATCAAACCAAAACCGCTCCTCACATCAAGCTCAAGGTAGCGGACGTAACCCAAACCAGCAACAAAGTAGTCGCCGAGACAACCGCCCTACACCAGCTCAAGAACCAGCCTCAGCCAACGCTGCTGATCGCCAGCAACGCAAAGGCCCTTATGGTCGCTTAAACGGTGGCGCACAACGTAAACGCGAAGGTGGCTACACTGCTACCCCTGCACCCCGCCGTGATCAAGGGGGTTCTTATGAAATTGGCAGTTGGGAAAAACCCGATTACGCACAACAGAGCGACAAACCCAAAACTGACAAACAAGTCGTTATCCGTTACAAGGAAAAACGCCGTATTTTGACCAAGTAG
- a CDS encoding Nudix family hydrolase has protein sequence MPNTAVDYLHVVAAVIRDASGNILLAQRPANKHQGGKWEFPGGKVESGETPQQALSRELHEELGITVEDAAPLIKVRYVYPERAVLLDVWEVTAFSGEAHGREGQPVAWFHVDQLSALEFPPANAPIVNAARLPAHCLITPEPQDSAKFLQQLVQRLQAGVRLIVFRAKTLDAAGYVALAHEVIRLGHSFGATIMLNSPPEMLVQADGLHLTSRQLFTESAASIRDTLLPGQWLSASCHSVAELQQVAMLGADFAFLSPVLPTLSHPGEEHLGWEVFAAMVDQVNIPVYALGGMDAQHVSTARHYGGQGIAAIRRLWDV, from the coding sequence ATGCCGAATACCGCAGTTGACTATTTGCATGTTGTCGCAGCGGTTATCCGTGATGCATCAGGCAATATCTTGTTGGCACAACGCCCTGCCAATAAACATCAGGGCGGTAAGTGGGAGTTTCCCGGTGGCAAAGTCGAATCCGGTGAAACGCCACAGCAAGCGCTAAGCCGTGAACTGCACGAAGAACTCGGCATTACCGTGGAGGATGCAGCGCCCTTGATCAAGGTTCGCTATGTTTATCCTGAACGTGCAGTATTACTGGATGTGTGGGAGGTAACGGCTTTCAGTGGCGAGGCGCATGGGCGAGAAGGGCAGCCTGTCGCATGGTTTCACGTTGATCAATTGTCAGCACTTGAATTTCCTCCCGCTAATGCACCGATTGTTAACGCGGCACGTTTGCCTGCTCATTGTCTGATTACGCCAGAGCCACAAGATTCCGCTAAGTTTTTGCAACAGTTAGTGCAACGTTTACAGGCTGGTGTGCGTCTGATTGTTTTTCGTGCGAAAACATTGGATGCAGCAGGCTACGTGGCCTTAGCTCATGAAGTGATTCGTTTGGGGCATTCGTTTGGTGCAACGATTATGCTGAACTCCCCCCCTGAGATGCTGGTGCAGGCAGATGGTTTACATCTGACGAGCCGTCAGCTCTTTACTGAGAGCGCAGCGAGTATCAGGGATACCTTATTGCCGGGGCAATGGTTATCAGCTTCTTGCCATAGCGTAGCGGAGTTGCAACAGGTAGCCATGCTTGGTGCGGACTTTGCTTTCCTCTCGCCCGTCTTACCAACGTTATCGCATCCGGGAGAAGAGCATTTAGGTTGGGAGGTATTCGCTGCTATGGTGGATCAGGTGAATATTCCTGTATACGCTCTTGGTGGTATGGATGCTCAACACGTGTCAACAGCGCGGCATTACGGAGGACAGGGTATTGCTGCCATCCGTCGTTTGTGGGATGTGTAG
- the secA gene encoding preprotein translocase subunit SecA, which translates to MLGSVAKKIFGSRNDRLVKSYSKAVKKINALEEQYKALSDAQLAAKTTEFRNRLQQDETLASLLPEAFAVVREASQRVLGMRHYDVQMIGGMVLNDGKIAEMKTGEGKTLVATLAAYLNALPGNGMHVITVNDYLAQRDAVQMSRLYGFLGLTTGVIINGLSSEQRREAYAADITYGTNNEFGFDYLRDNMAFRKEDRVQRDLYYAIVDEVDSILIDEARTPLIISGPSHDASQLYMAIDQLIPMLEKQQEENGDGDYSVDEKARQVYMTETGQERAEQLLWQAGVLPEGQGLYDTVSISVLHHLNAALRAHALFQRNVDYIVRDGKIVIVDEFTGRTMPGRRWSEGLHQAIEAKEKVEIQAENQTLASITFQNYFRLYEKLSGMTGTADTEAFELQQIYGLEVVVIPTHRPMQRIDSNDLIYLTAEEKYEAIIKEIETEVAKGRPVLVGTASIETSELVSNKLKELRIPHEVLNAKQHEREAHIIANAGRPGAVTIATNMAGRGTDIVLGGSMDEELKQLGENPNPEAVSKIKALWQKRHDAVVASGGLHILGTERHESRRIDNQLRGRAGRQGDPGSSRFFLSLEDNLMRIFASERVKSMMQRLGMEKGQAIEAGLVSKSIENAQRKVEAHNYDIRKHLLEYDDVANDQRKVVYSQRNDLLEVDDIKDTIEAIREDVVDAMFATHIPPGSIDEQWDVDGLYKQLYTDFGVDLPLKQWLATEKNLHEESLRDRVQEQVAAVLQQKETMIGAPNMRRLERDVMLHVLDGEWKEHLAAMDYLRQSVGLRGYAQKNPKQEYKREAFEMFEQLLERIKHDVVAFLMRIQLQEPQQAMAELETHEPQPMAFSHPDAGNAFEDEEVVDAVVGSNTSNPYERDGLKVGRNDPCPCGSGKKYKNCHGQLV; encoded by the coding sequence ATGCTGGGTTCTGTAGCCAAAAAGATTTTTGGCAGCCGCAATGACCGTCTGGTCAAGTCTTATTCCAAAGCCGTCAAGAAAATCAATGCGCTGGAAGAACAGTACAAAGCGCTGTCTGATGCCCAATTAGCGGCAAAAACCACCGAGTTCCGTAATCGTCTGCAACAGGATGAAACGCTCGCTAGCTTATTGCCTGAAGCATTTGCTGTTGTCCGCGAAGCCAGCCAACGGGTGTTGGGGATGCGCCATTATGACGTGCAGATGATCGGCGGTATGGTATTGAATGACGGCAAAATTGCTGAAATGAAAACCGGTGAAGGTAAAACCTTGGTGGCAACGTTAGCTGCTTACCTGAATGCTTTGCCGGGTAATGGGATGCATGTCATCACTGTCAATGATTACCTTGCACAGCGTGATGCCGTACAAATGTCGCGTTTGTACGGTTTCTTAGGGCTGACGACCGGGGTTATTATCAATGGTTTGAGTTCTGAGCAACGTCGTGAAGCCTATGCGGCTGATATTACTTACGGTACTAACAACGAATTTGGTTTTGACTATTTACGCGATAACATGGCCTTCCGTAAGGAAGACCGGGTGCAACGTGATCTGTATTACGCGATTGTGGATGAGGTCGACTCCATCCTGATTGATGAGGCGCGTACCCCGCTGATTATTTCCGGCCCTAGCCATGATGCGTCCCAACTGTATATGGCAATCGACCAACTCATCCCGATGTTGGAAAAGCAACAGGAAGAAAACGGTGATGGCGATTATTCTGTGGATGAAAAAGCCCGTCAGGTCTACATGACTGAAACAGGTCAAGAACGTGCGGAACAATTGCTATGGCAGGCAGGCGTGTTGCCGGAAGGTCAAGGTTTGTATGATACGGTGAGCATCAGTGTGTTGCATCACCTGAATGCTGCTTTGCGTGCTCATGCGCTGTTCCAGCGTAACGTCGATTACATTGTGCGCGATGGCAAAATCGTCATTGTCGATGAATTTACCGGTCGTACAATGCCGGGACGTCGCTGGTCGGAAGGGTTGCATCAAGCGATTGAGGCCAAAGAAAAAGTCGAGATTCAGGCTGAAAACCAAACACTGGCGTCGATTACGTTCCAGAATTATTTCCGTTTGTATGAAAAGCTCTCTGGTATGACGGGGACGGCTGACACGGAAGCGTTCGAGTTGCAACAGATCTATGGCTTGGAAGTTGTGGTTATTCCAACGCATCGTCCCATGCAGCGAATTGATTCCAACGATTTGATTTACCTGACGGCGGAAGAGAAATACGAAGCCATCATCAAGGAAATCGAAACCGAAGTCGCTAAAGGCAGACCGGTTTTGGTGGGTACAGCGTCGATTGAGACGTCGGAGTTAGTGTCCAACAAGCTGAAAGAATTGCGAATTCCGCATGAAGTCCTCAATGCTAAGCAGCATGAACGTGAAGCCCATATTATTGCTAATGCGGGTCGCCCCGGAGCGGTGACGATTGCCACGAACATGGCAGGTCGTGGTACAGATATTGTCCTCGGCGGTAGCATGGATGAAGAACTCAAACAGTTGGGTGAAAATCCCAATCCTGAAGCCGTTAGCAAAATCAAAGCCTTGTGGCAGAAGCGTCATGATGCGGTAGTGGCCTCCGGTGGTTTGCATATCCTTGGTACGGAACGCCACGAATCACGCCGTATTGACAACCAGTTGCGTGGTCGTGCCGGTCGTCAAGGTGACCCCGGTTCTTCACGCTTCTTCCTGTCGTTGGAAGATAACCTGATGCGTATTTTCGCCTCCGAGCGGGTGAAAAGCATGATGCAGCGTTTGGGGATGGAGAAAGGGCAGGCGATTGAAGCAGGTTTGGTATCCAAATCCATCGAAAATGCCCAGCGTAAGGTAGAAGCTCACAACTACGACATTCGTAAACATTTGTTGGAGTACGATGACGTTGCCAATGATCAGCGTAAGGTAGTGTATTCCCAACGCAATGATTTGCTGGAAGTGGATGATATTAAGGATACTATTGAGGCAATCCGTGAAGATGTCGTCGATGCAATGTTTGCGACACATATTCCACCCGGCAGTATTGACGAGCAATGGGATGTTGATGGCCTTTACAAGCAGCTTTACACCGATTTCGGGGTGGATTTGCCGCTCAAGCAATGGTTAGCCACCGAGAAAAACTTGCATGAAGAAAGTCTGCGTGACCGGGTTCAGGAGCAGGTTGCTGCCGTGCTTCAGCAGAAGGAAACCATGATTGGCGCACCCAATATGCGCCGTTTGGAACGTGATGTGATGCTGCATGTGCTGGATGGCGAATGGAAAGAGCATCTTGCAGCCATGGATTATTTGCGTCAAAGTGTGGGCTTGCGTGGTTATGCGCAGAAAAACCCTAAGCAGGAATACAAGCGTGAAGCGTTTGAAATGTTTGAGCAGTTGCTGGAACGTATCAAGCACGATGTGGTGGCTTTCCTCATGCGTATCCAGTTACAAGAGCCGCAGCAAGCAATGGCTGAGCTAGAAACGCATGAACCTCAGCCGATGGCCTTTTCTCACCCTGATGCAGGTAATGCTTTCGAGGATGAGGAGGTGGTGGATGCCGTAGTGGGTAGTAACACGAGTAATCCCTATGAGCGTGATGGCCTGAAAGTAGGGCGTAATGACCCTTGTCCGTGTGGTTCTGGTAAGAAATACAAAAATTGTCACGGTCAATTGGTTTGA